Proteins encoded in a region of the Anopheles aquasalis chromosome 2, idAnoAquaMG_Q_19, whole genome shotgun sequence genome:
- the LOC126569937 gene encoding uncharacterized protein LOC126569937 produces MKKIYLFCCILAIIAGGFGTGNRRGSSREICHWLNKRLEILRPRGLRITQPCSPSLVSFGIEVYIDREQQQQQKMIGGEMVPCDVCVNSTVATRDGTTIELFHPMAIIRAKDHLRYTITNHYRAGVTRQYRCSFYVAQDRLKYETSITPSYCPTPVAQTTKLSQSDKTLLEEILNESIGQCREQTNMLVMADSNTVRTQKQMEQYVRSRLNSLVPGLDWGNAFKLIYKTEEGLVFELKSMIAKKKLLRIVKSIDEAKDIQDYDSVAPSYHDIREYDIA; encoded by the exons ATGAAGAAGATTTACTTATTTTGCTGCATATTAGCGATCATTGCCGGTGGCTTCGGCACTGGTAATCGACGTGGCAGTAGCCGAGAGATTTGCCATTGGCTCAATAAACGACTGGAAATATTGCGTCCACGGGGATTGAGGATAACTCAACCATGCTCACCGTCGCTGGTGTCATTTGGGATTGAAGTGTACATCgatcgggagcagcagcagcagcagaagatgatTGGAGGTGAAATGGTGCCTTGTGATGTTTGTGTTAATTCCACGGTTGCCACACGGGATGGTACAACCATCGAACTGTTTCATCCAATGGCCATAATCCGTGCTAAGGATCATCTTCGatacaccatcaccaaccattATCGTGCGGGAGTGACACGGCAGTACCGTTGCTCGTTTTATGTGGCGC aGGATCGTTTAAAGTACGAGACCTCGATTACACCGAGCTATTGCCCGACGCCGGTTGCACAGACAACAAAACTCTCCCAAAGCGATAAAACCCTGTTGGAAGAGATCCTGAATGAGTCGATTGGCCAATGCAGGGAGCAGACGAATATGCTCGTCATGGCGGATTCAAACACCGTtcgcacacagaaacagaTGGAACAGTATGTTCGTTCACGATTGAACTCACTGGTACCGGGACTTGATTGGGGCAATGCGTTCAAGCTGATCTATAAAACCGAGGAAGGACTCGTCTTTGAGCTGAAATCGATGATTgccaagaagaagctgctACGGATTGTCAAATCCATTGATGAGGCCAAGGATATTCAGGATTATGATAGTGTGGCACCTTCGTATCATGACATTCGAGAGTACGATATAGCATGA